One Alphaproteobacteria bacterium genomic window, TTTTGGAGACCGGCGCTCTAGCCAATTGAGCTACACTCCTAAAATTGAGTAAAAATAAAGAGGTGCTTTCGACACCCCTTTATTTTTTTCTCAAATTTTCTACTTGAGGACCTTGGTAACAACACCAGCACCAACCGTATGACCACCTTCACGGATGGCAAATCGAACACCATCATCCATCGCAATCGGCGCTATCAAGACTACTTTCACCTTTACCGTA contains:
- a CDS encoding elongation factor Tu, with product TVKVKVVLIAPIAMDDGVRFAIREGGHTVGAGVVTKVLK